The Castanea sativa cultivar Marrone di Chiusa Pesio chromosome 11, ASM4071231v1 genome contains a region encoding:
- the LOC142616014 gene encoding TMV resistance protein N-like produces the protein MDTSNPSSSSHQWKYHVFLSFRGDDTRKSFTDHLHTALKQEGVITFRDKENLERGKPISLELLKAIEESLLAIVILSRNYASSTWCLDELVKIMECKEKIGLIVLPIFYDVDPSEVRKLMGSYAKAFIEHEKNFKKNINKVHIWKSTLTEVANLAGFSLQDRHESEFIQDIVKIILNKLSYAFPKGTKDLVGIDSRVKDLLPLLAIGSNDVRIIGVWGMGGIGKTTLARVVYQKFSKEFEDCRFITDINISEESKKYGIPHPQDVNDKVLMIKNRLYNKRILLVLDDIHQFDQLEKLAREPNWFGLGSRVIITTRDKHLLTRLKVYGIYEAKGLSNDDALQLFSLNAFSNNHPAKDYLELSIQFVNYAKGLPLAIEVLGSFLINRSTKEWVSTLDRLKQFPEKEINNTLQIGFDGLEDTEKEIFIHIACFFNMKNKDYVVKILECLGLHPDIGLRILIEKSLLKEYENKFWMHELLQIMGQDIVRRDFRQEPRKWSKLWLYEDVHNVLMKNMGAEAIKGLVLDLHMVTELGELHKSKEAYWNPDAFSKMPNLELLIINGVHLLRGPKELPNGLRFLDWTEYPSKSLPLSFQPDKLVELHMCHSKVEQLWKGKKYLDKLKFIELNNSLSLIATPDFTGVPNLEKLVVKGCIRLIKVHASVVVHKRLTLLDLEGCKNLSSLPKKFEMESLEILNLSNCSKIKRIPEFMGNMERLSKLHLDGTAITKLPSSVKHLTNLAALHLRDCKNLVCLPSNICNFKLLKELNVAGCSKLDNLPENLWNVVSLEELDLSGIALRKPPVSIVCLRNLKVLSLMGCKLPPPRRNPNPVSLLLNYCLKVLSLMGCKLPLPRRNPNPVSLLLPYLPNLCSLTRLNLSNCDLQTIPNDVGCLSSLEDLNLSENNFDCLPKSIIRLSKLKTILLKNCTRLRSLPQLPSSTRSVFAEGCTLLEILPKTLIPDESNSLFLYLFNCFELADNQGSMFFRMLYKAAQGIYKEPKEATISTFVPGSEIMEWFSHQSMGNIVKAQVAPWKQNMNIQMPTHSCNKWMGMAACVVFSPLDLYPKNYSFFENCHIICYIEVGVGELAKFSINCVQISSHHLWLLYFRPEFFDENARAVLSQIDENESIQLEVRFQFSRDSNLEFEKCGFQMVYEQDMEDIRGLAQPSNSSCITSYETGPSGESSSNNVPHLKRNQTYIKDNLVIVTLIAWFILLKVVQDW, from the exons ATGGATACAAGTAACCCATCTTCTTCAAGCCATCAATGGAAATACCATGTCTTTCTAAGTTTCAGAGGTGACGACACTCGCAAGAGTTTTACAGACCATTTACACACTGCTTTGAAACAGGAGGGCGTCATCACCTTTAGGGACAAGGAAAATCTCGAGAGAGGAAAACCTATTTCACTTGAGCTATTAAAAGCAATAGAAGAATCATTGCTTGCTATTGTCATTCTCTCAAGAAACTATGCATCCTCAACGTGGTGTTTGGATGAACTTGTAAAGATCATGGAATGCAAAGAAAAGATAGGGCTAATAGTTTTGCCCATTTTTTATGATGTAGATCCATCTGAGGTACGCAAACTGATGGGAAGTTATGCAAAAGCCTTCATTgaacatgaaaaaaatttcaaaaagaatataaataaagtTCACATCTGGAAATCTACTTTGACAGAAGTGGCCAATCTCGCTGGATTTTCTTTACAGGATAG GCATGAGTCAGAATTTATCCAAGACattgtgaaaataatattaaataaattaagttaCGCATTTCCGAAAGGTACCAAAGATTTAGTAGGAATAGATTCTCGAGTAAAGGACCTATTGCCTCTTTTAGCTATAGGATCAAATGATGTTCGCATTATCGGAGTTTGGGGGATGGGGGGAATTGGAAAGACAACTCTTGCTAGAGTTGTTTATCAAAAGTTTTCTAAGGAATTTGAAGATTGTAGATTTATCACTGACATTAACATTAGTGAAGAATCTAAAAAATATGGTATACCTCACCCACAAGATGTTAATGATAAAGTTCTTATGATCAAGAATAGGTTATATAACAAAAGgattcttcttgttcttgatgaTATACATCAATTTGATCAATTAGAAAAGTTGGCTAGGGAGCCTAATTGGTTTGGTCTAGGTAGTAGAGTTATCATCACAACAAGAGATAAGCATTTGTTGACAAGGCTAAAGGTATATGGAATATACGAGGCTAAAGGATTGAGTAATGATGATGCTCTTCAGCTTTTTAGTTTGAATGCTTTTAGCAACAATCATCCGGCCAAAGATTATCTAGAGTTGTCTATACAATTTGTAAATTATGCTAAAGGCCTTCCTCTAGCTATTGAGGTTTTGGGTTCTTTTTTGATTAATAGAAGTACGAAGGAATGGGTTAGTACATTAGATAGGCTCAAACAATTTcctgaaaaagaaattaacaatACACTTCAAATTGGTTTTGATGGACTTGAGGATACAGAGAAGGAAATATTTATAcatattgcatgtttctttaaCATGAAGAATAAAGACTATGTAGTGAAAATACTTGAGTGTCTTGGCCTTCACCCTGACATTGGATTAAGGATTCTCATTGAAAAGTCTCTCttaaaagaatatgaaaataaattttggatGCATGAATTACTACAAATAATGGGTCAAGACATAGTTCGTCGAGATTTTCGTCAAGAACCTAGAAAGTGGAGCAAATTGTGGTTATATGAAGACGTTCACaatgttttgatgaaaaatatg GGAGCAGAAGCTATTAAAGGCCTAGTCCTAGATCTTCATATGGTGACTGAATTGGGTGAACTGCATAAATCCAAAGAGGCATATTGGAACCCTGATGCCTTTTCAAAGATGCCCAACCTTGAATTGCTTATAATTAATGGAGTTCACCTTCTGCGTGGCCCTAAAGAACTTCCTAATGGCTTAAGATTTCTTGATTGGACTGAGTATCCTTCAAAATCTTTGCCATTAAGTTTTCAACCGGATAAGCTTGTTGAACTTCACATGTGTCATAGCAAAGTTGAACAACTTTGGAAAGGAAAAAAG TACTTGGACAAATTAAAGTTCATCGAGTTGAACAATTCCTTAAGCCTCATTGCAACCCCTGACTTTACCGGAGTTCCCAATCTTGAGAAATTAGTTGTTAAAGGTTGTATAAGATTAATTAAGGTTCACGCATCTGTTGTGGTTCATAAAAGGCTTACTCTTCTTGATCTAGAAGGTTGCAAAAACCTTAGTAGTCTTCCAAAAAAGTTTGAAATGGAGTCTCTTGAGATTCTTAACCTTTCTAATTGTTCCAAAATTAAGAGAATTCCAGAATTTATGGGAAACATGGAACGCTTGTCAAAACTTCACTTAGATGGCACCGCTATTACAAAACTTCCCTCTTCAGTCAAGCATTTGACTAACCTTGCTGCATTGCATTTAAGGGATTGCAAAAATCTTGTGTGTCTTCCTAGCAACATTTGTAACTTCAAGTTGCTTAAAGAACTCAATGTGGCTGGATGCTCAAAACTTGACAATCTACCGGAGAACTTGTGGAATGTTGTAAGTCTAGAAGAGCTTGATTTGAGTGGGATTGCTTTAAGAAAGCCGCCTGTCTCGATTGTTTGTTTAAGAAATCTCAAAGTACTATCTCTTATGGGTTGTAAACTGCCACCGCCTAGAAGAAACCCAAATCCAGTGAGCTTGTTATTGAATTACTGTCTCAAAGTACTATCTCTTATGGGTTGTAAACTGCCACTGCCTAGAAGAAACCCAAATCCTGTGAGCTTGTTATTGCCTTACTTGCCAAATTTATGCTCTTTAACGAGATTGAATCTAAGTAATTGTGATCTTCAGACAATCCCTAATGATGTTGGTTGCTTATCCTCTTTAGAAGATTTAAATCTAagtgaaaataattttgattgcCTTCCTAAAAGCATCATTCGACTATCTAAATTGAAGACTATTCTTTTGAAGAATTGCACAAGACTACGTTCATTACCACAGCTTCCATCCAGCACCAGGAGTGTTTTTGCAGAAGGTTGTACCTTATTGGAAATATTACCAAAAACATTAATACCGGACGAATCAAACTCATTATTTCTTTATCTCTTCAATTGTTTTGAATTGGCTGACAATCAAGGAAGCATGTTCTTTCGAATGCTATATAAAGCTgctcag GGAATCTACAAGGAACCTAAAGAGGCAACCATTAGTACTTTTGTTCCTGGAAGTGAAATTATGGAATGGTTTAGCCATCAAAGTATGGGGAATATAGTAAAAGCACAAGTTGCTCCTTGGAAACAAAATATGAACATACAAATGCCTACTCATTCATGTAATAAGTGGATGGGAATGGCTGCTTGTGTTGTTTTTTCACCCCTCGATCTTTATCCGAAAAATTACAGTTTCTTTGAAAACTGTCATATTATTTGTTACATTGAAGTTGGTGTAGGAGAGCTGGCAAAATTTAGCATTAACTGTGTTCAGATTTCATCACATCACCTATGGCTACTCTATTTTCGCCCTGAATTTTTTGATGAGAATGCGAGAGCAGTATTGAGTCAAATTGATGAGAATGAATCCATTCAGTTGGAAGttagatttcaattttctaGGGACTCAAACTTGGAGTTTGAGAAATGTGGGTTTCAAATGGTATACGAGCAAGACATGGAAGATATCAGAGGACTGGCTCAACCCAGCAACAGCAGTTGCATCACTTCTTATGAGACTGGACCTAGTGGTGAAAGTAGCTCTAACAATGTACCACATTTGAAGAGGAATCAAACATATATAAAGGATAACTTGGTCATCGTAACTCTGATTGCATGGTTCATTCTATTGAAGGTGGTTCAAGACTGGTAA